A region from the Terriglobia bacterium genome encodes:
- a CDS encoding Rrf2 family transcriptional regulator: MLLQHASELAIRATLFLAQQEPGKLSPVREIAAHTGVSEAYLAKIFQRLGASGLVRSFRGPGKGMELGRAPKSISLAAVVRAVEGAKEPDICVLGLGVCSEENPCPLHEEWLPLRAAIHNFLEQTTLADLVRVVNEKSRHQKPGVLNLIAAEAAAVRARERKRL, encoded by the coding sequence TTGCTCCTCCAACACGCTTCCGAACTCGCCATTCGCGCAACGCTCTTCCTGGCGCAGCAGGAGCCCGGGAAGCTTTCGCCGGTCCGCGAAATCGCTGCGCACACGGGTGTTTCGGAGGCGTACCTGGCGAAGATTTTCCAGCGGCTCGGGGCTTCCGGTTTGGTCCGGTCCTTCCGCGGTCCCGGAAAGGGTATGGAACTCGGCCGCGCACCGAAGAGCATCTCGCTCGCCGCGGTAGTCCGCGCCGTGGAAGGTGCGAAGGAGCCGGACATATGCGTTCTGGGCCTCGGGGTGTGTTCCGAGGAGAATCCTTGTCCGCTCCATGAAGAGTGGCTGCCTCTGCGGGCGGCTATCCACAACTTCCTCGAACAAACGACGCTCGCCGATCTGGTCCGTGTGGTGAATGAGAAATCACGCCACCAAAAACCGGGCGTGCTCAATTTGATCGCTGCGGAGGCCGCGGCAGTCCGAGCGCGAGAAAGGAAGCGGTTGTGA
- a CDS encoding cytochrome c: MMKFGWLLSALLLLFFLCPRALAQQPADFFQQNCTSCHTIGGGRITGPDLKDVTKQKDRAWLEHFIQNPKAVIDGGDPFALQLQQDARGVVMPAIQGLTPQMAKGLLDMIEAESKLAKSRFAGVSISDRPFTAADVTLGTEIFAGTRKLSQGGPPCISCHTLGTIGGLGGGRLGPDLTRVYERLGGRKAVGAWLSAPVTPTMQAVFRQHPLQSEEILPLLSVFEDASRRSQPADTGTQVNFFIGGFAGASLGLLVMGWVWRNRMRTVRRSMVTAAQRGAE, translated from the coding sequence GTGATGAAATTCGGATGGTTGCTAAGCGCTTTGCTGTTGCTGTTTTTCTTGTGCCCCAGAGCACTTGCCCAACAGCCGGCCGACTTTTTTCAACAGAACTGCACCAGTTGCCACACGATTGGCGGCGGGCGGATAACGGGCCCCGACCTGAAGGATGTGACGAAGCAAAAGGATCGTGCCTGGCTCGAGCACTTCATCCAAAACCCAAAGGCAGTCATTGATGGCGGGGACCCTTTCGCTTTGCAACTGCAGCAAGACGCCCGCGGAGTCGTGATGCCTGCGATTCAAGGTTTGACACCGCAAATGGCGAAAGGACTGCTCGATATGATTGAGGCGGAATCGAAGCTTGCCAAGTCCCGATTCGCCGGGGTGAGTATCAGTGACCGGCCATTTACAGCGGCCGATGTAACCCTGGGGACGGAAATTTTCGCGGGCACCCGGAAGTTGAGTCAGGGCGGTCCGCCCTGCATTTCCTGCCATACGCTCGGCACGATTGGCGGTCTGGGAGGGGGCCGGCTGGGACCGGATCTGACGCGGGTTTATGAGCGCCTGGGCGGACGAAAGGCAGTGGGCGCGTGGCTTTCCGCTCCCGTTACGCCGACGATGCAGGCTGTATTTCGCCAGCACCCTTTGCAATCCGAGGAAATCCTGCCGCTGCTCTCCGTGTTTGAGGATGCCTCGCGGCGCTCACAGCCCGCGGACACGGGGACGCAAGTGAATTTTTTCATAGGCGGTTTTGCGGGTGCATCCCTCGGTCTCCTGGTCATGGGCTGGGTGTGGCGAAACCGGATGCGAACGGTGCGGCGGAGCATGGTGACTGCGGCGCAACGAGGTGCGGAATGA
- a CDS encoding nitrate reductase subunit alpha, with protein MAIAGGEPRGAAALAEGARQGRIPPQRLGDREGADRGKLPVYRTEARARPHRGLFADSGDVHDQLRLREQTDVNESADWYNAKLLAVMGSNLNMTRTPDCHFAAEARHNGSKMWVFAPDFSQVSKYADEWVRINAGQDGAWWMAANHVLLKEFHHEQKIPYFLDYTKKYTDAPYLVELSQDGNEYRAGQLLRAGRLAAYQGAENGEWKFLMWDGAEQRPKMPMGSSGFRWGQEKGKWNLELKDGRDGSAIDPALTFLGEGDDVVQVRFDDFAEGKTICRGVPVRKIRTADGGTVTVTTAYDLLMAQYGVPRGLPGAYPRDYDDADAPYTPAWSEKFTGLGRDVLIRFAREWGSTANHTKGKCTVIIGAGINHWYHGNLMYRAAIHALMFCGCVGVNGGGLAHYVGQEKLAPMESWSSIAFARDWMPAARLQNAPSWHYVNSDQWRYEKQFTDYHTVPPGQAPGSLAGGHTMDAQVRAVRNGWLPFYPQFNRNPLEVVREAQQAGADTPEKVAEYTTKKLKSGELKFAVEDPDAEENWPRVWFIWRGNALMASAKGHEYFLKHYLGTHTNSIATDMAEGSVKEVVWHETAPQGKMDLIVDLNFRMDTSALYSDIVLPAATWYEKADLNSTDMHSFIHPLSAAVPPCWESKSDWQIFGSLAKKFSELAARHFPKPMWDLVATPLAHDTAAEIAQPQMLDWKSGEVEAIPGKTMPGLKLVARDYSNLYNQYISFGPQVRAQGLGAHGTHYNCEDLYDEAARNLPVSVWNGQRYPSMAADEDVCNLILRFASVTNGELAYRSYRDMEAKVGLPLAHLAERNRGSRISYKELQTRPHRLLNSPMWSGLTEDGRAYAPFTYNVECLVPWRTLTGRQHFYLDHPGYIQFGEHLPTYKPKPLPVQYSDLRLSEEVGPTKTLNYLTPHGKWHIHSTYGDNHRMTTLSRGIEPLWMNDKDAVDIAINDNDWVEVHNDNGVVVTRAVVSARIPRGICIQYHSPERTFSVPTSPLRKNRRAGGHNSLTRTRLKPNLMVGGYGQFTFHFNYWGPVGCNRDTHVFVRKLPELKW; from the coding sequence CTGGCAATCGCTGGTGGAGAACCCCGAGGCGCGGCAGCGCTGGCAGAAGGCGCGCGGCAAGGGAGGATTCCGCCGCAGCGATTGGGAGACCGTGAAGGAGCTGATCGCGGCAAGCTGCCTGTATACCGCACGGAAGCACGGGCCCGACCGCATCGCGGGCTTTTCGCCGATTCCGGCGATGTCCATGATCAGCTACGCCTCCGCGAGCAGACCGACGTGAACGAATCCGCCGACTGGTACAACGCCAAGCTGCTGGCGGTGATGGGCTCGAACCTGAACATGACGCGCACGCCGGATTGTCATTTCGCCGCCGAAGCGCGCCACAACGGCAGCAAGATGTGGGTCTTCGCGCCGGACTTCAGCCAGGTTTCGAAATATGCGGACGAATGGGTGCGCATCAATGCGGGGCAGGATGGCGCGTGGTGGATGGCGGCGAACCACGTCCTTCTGAAAGAGTTTCACCACGAACAGAAGATTCCCTATTTCCTGGATTACACGAAGAAATATACGGACGCTCCGTACCTCGTCGAACTGAGCCAGGACGGCAACGAGTACCGCGCCGGGCAGTTGCTCCGCGCCGGACGTCTTGCCGCCTATCAGGGCGCCGAGAACGGGGAATGGAAGTTTCTGATGTGGGATGGGGCGGAGCAGCGGCCGAAGATGCCGATGGGCAGCTCCGGATTCCGCTGGGGCCAGGAGAAAGGGAAGTGGAACCTCGAACTGAAAGACGGCCGCGACGGTTCGGCGATTGACCCCGCGCTGACCTTCCTCGGCGAAGGCGACGACGTCGTACAGGTGCGCTTCGACGATTTTGCCGAGGGGAAAACGATTTGCCGCGGCGTGCCGGTGCGCAAGATCCGGACAGCGGACGGCGGCACGGTGACCGTGACGACGGCGTACGACCTGCTGATGGCGCAATACGGCGTGCCGCGCGGCTTGCCGGGCGCCTATCCCCGGGATTATGACGATGCCGACGCGCCCTATACCCCGGCGTGGTCCGAGAAATTTACCGGTTTGGGGCGAGATGTGCTGATCCGCTTCGCGCGGGAGTGGGGAAGCACGGCGAATCATACCAAGGGCAAGTGCACGGTCATCATCGGCGCGGGGATCAATCACTGGTATCACGGCAATCTCATGTATCGCGCCGCGATCCACGCGCTGATGTTCTGCGGCTGCGTGGGCGTGAACGGCGGAGGACTGGCGCATTACGTGGGCCAGGAAAAACTGGCCCCGATGGAGTCCTGGTCTTCGATTGCATTTGCCCGGGACTGGATGCCCGCGGCGCGGCTGCAGAATGCGCCGAGCTGGCACTACGTCAATTCCGATCAATGGCGCTATGAGAAGCAGTTCACCGATTACCATACCGTTCCTCCCGGCCAGGCTCCCGGATCGCTCGCCGGCGGGCACACGATGGACGCGCAGGTGCGCGCCGTGCGCAATGGCTGGCTGCCGTTCTATCCGCAGTTCAACCGCAATCCGCTGGAAGTGGTCCGCGAAGCGCAGCAGGCCGGCGCCGACACGCCGGAGAAGGTGGCCGAATACACCACGAAAAAGCTGAAGAGCGGCGAGCTGAAATTTGCGGTCGAAGACCCCGACGCGGAGGAAAACTGGCCGCGCGTATGGTTCATCTGGAGGGGCAACGCGCTGATGGCCAGCGCCAAAGGCCACGAATACTTCCTGAAGCACTATCTCGGCACGCACACCAATAGCATCGCCACGGACATGGCGGAAGGTTCGGTGAAGGAGGTGGTGTGGCACGAGACGGCTCCGCAGGGAAAGATGGATCTGATCGTGGATCTGAATTTCCGCATGGACACGTCCGCGCTTTATTCCGACATCGTGCTGCCGGCGGCCACCTGGTATGAGAAGGCCGATCTGAATTCGACCGACATGCACAGCTTCATCCATCCGCTCTCCGCGGCGGTGCCTCCCTGCTGGGAATCCAAGAGCGACTGGCAGATCTTCGGCTCCCTGGCGAAGAAGTTTTCGGAATTGGCCGCCCGGCATTTCCCCAAGCCCATGTGGGACCTGGTGGCGACACCGCTGGCGCACGACACGGCGGCGGAGATCGCGCAGCCGCAAATGCTGGATTGGAAGAGCGGCGAAGTGGAAGCAATTCCCGGGAAAACGATGCCCGGGCTGAAGCTGGTCGCGCGCGACTACAGCAACCTCTATAACCAGTACATCTCGTTCGGGCCGCAAGTCCGCGCGCAAGGCTTGGGGGCCCACGGCACGCATTACAACTGTGAGGATCTCTACGATGAGGCCGCGCGCAATTTGCCGGTGAGTGTGTGGAACGGCCAGCGCTATCCCTCGATGGCTGCGGATGAAGATGTCTGCAATCTGATCCTGCGATTCGCGTCGGTTACCAACGGAGAACTGGCCTACCGCTCGTATCGCGATATGGAAGCCAAGGTGGGCTTGCCGCTCGCGCACCTGGCCGAGCGCAATCGCGGGTCACGCATCTCCTATAAGGAACTGCAAACCAGGCCGCACCGCCTTTTGAACAGCCCCATGTGGTCCGGGCTGACGGAAGACGGCCGGGCCTACGCGCCCTTCACTTATAACGTGGAATGCCTGGTGCCCTGGCGAACGCTGACCGGCCGGCAGCATTTCTATCTCGACCATCCCGGCTACATCCAGTTTGGCGAGCACCTGCCGACCTATAAGCCGAAGCCGCTGCCGGTGCAGTACAGCGATCTGCGTCTGAGCGAGGAAGTGGGGCCGACCAAGACGCTGAACTATCTGACGCCGCACGGGAAATGGCACATCCACTCGACCTACGGCGACAACCACCGCATGACCACGCTTTCGCGGGGCATCGAGCCGCTGTGGATGAACGATAAGGACGCGGTGGACATCGCCATCAACGACAACGACTGGGTGGAAGTGCACAACGACAACGGCGTGGTGGTCACGCGGGCGGTGGTGAGCGCGCGCATCCCGCGCGGCATCTGCATCCAGTATCATTCGCCGGAAAGAACGTTTTCCGTTCCGACTTCGCCGCTGCGCAAGAACCGCCGCGCGGGCGGGCACAATTCGCTGACGCGCACGCGGCTGAAGCCGAATCTGATGGTCGGCGGCTACGGACAATTCACGTTCCATTTTAACTACTGGGGTCCGGTGGGCTGTAACCGGGACACGCACGTCTTCGTGCGGAAGCTGCCCGAACTGAAGTGGTGA
- the narH gene encoding nitrate reductase subunit beta gives MDVRSQVAMVFHLDKCIGCHTCSIACKNIWTDRRGTEYMWWNNVETKPGTGFPTRWEDQEKYHGGWEVHDGKLQLRSTSKAKTIFNIYHNPSMPTMDDYYEPWTYDYQHLFNAPEGPDQPTARPISMVTGELIQIESGPNWDDDLGGSPVYAENDPNLKGLSAEQRAQLSAVERLVFFYFPRICNHCLNPSCVASCPSGALYKRGEDGIVLVDQKRCRGWRMCVAACPYKKMFYNWNTGKSEKCILCYPRLETGQAPACFHSCVGRIRYLGVVLYDASRIEAFAASPDEKLVEAQRALILDPHDPEVIAGARKNGIHESVLESAQRSPVYQFVKVWKIALPPHIEYRTMPMLFYVPPMSPVMSNQAEGTIHHNSEDLFHDIDESRVPLQFLANLFGAGHEGFVRYALRKQKAVRWYRRALTVGDVEMATAERMLREADCSAAEAEAIYRLTSLCTFDDRFVIPPMHREEAIQMLEDPLEHKQGAGFGFVSGPHRGT, from the coding sequence ATGGACGTCCGTTCGCAAGTGGCGATGGTCTTTCATCTGGACAAGTGCATCGGCTGCCACACGTGCAGCATCGCGTGCAAAAACATCTGGACCGACCGCCGCGGCACCGAATACATGTGGTGGAACAACGTGGAGACCAAGCCCGGCACGGGCTTTCCCACCCGCTGGGAAGATCAGGAGAAATACCACGGCGGCTGGGAGGTGCATGACGGGAAACTCCAGCTGCGCTCCACGAGCAAAGCGAAGACGATCTTCAACATCTATCACAACCCCAGCATGCCCACGATGGATGACTACTATGAGCCGTGGACCTACGACTACCAGCATCTGTTCAACGCTCCCGAAGGACCGGACCAGCCGACGGCCCGGCCCATCTCGATGGTCACCGGGGAATTAATCCAGATCGAATCCGGCCCGAACTGGGATGACGATCTGGGCGGCTCACCGGTCTATGCGGAAAACGACCCGAACCTGAAAGGGTTGAGCGCGGAGCAGCGCGCGCAGCTTTCCGCGGTCGAGCGGCTGGTCTTTTTCTATTTTCCGCGCATCTGCAATCACTGTTTGAATCCGTCCTGCGTCGCTTCCTGCCCGTCGGGCGCGCTGTACAAGCGCGGCGAGGACGGCATCGTTCTCGTGGATCAGAAGCGCTGCCGCGGCTGGCGCATGTGCGTGGCGGCGTGCCCGTACAAGAAAATGTTTTACAACTGGAACACGGGAAAATCGGAGAAGTGCATTCTCTGCTACCCGCGGCTGGAAACCGGGCAAGCTCCCGCCTGCTTCCATTCCTGCGTGGGCCGTATCCGGTATCTGGGCGTGGTGCTGTACGACGCATCGCGGATCGAGGCGTTCGCGGCGAGTCCGGACGAGAAGCTCGTCGAAGCGCAGCGCGCGCTGATTCTCGATCCGCACGATCCCGAAGTAATCGCGGGCGCGCGGAAGAACGGCATTCACGAATCGGTCCTCGAATCCGCGCAACGCTCTCCGGTCTATCAATTCGTGAAGGTGTGGAAGATCGCCCTGCCGCCACATATCGAATACCGGACCATGCCCATGCTGTTCTACGTGCCGCCGATGTCCCCGGTGATGTCGAACCAGGCGGAGGGAACGATTCATCACAATTCCGAGGACCTCTTCCACGACATCGACGAATCGCGCGTCCCGTTGCAATTTCTCGCCAATTTATTTGGCGCGGGGCATGAAGGCTTCGTGCGGTACGCGCTGCGCAAGCAGAAAGCCGTCCGCTGGTATCGCCGCGCGCTGACCGTGGGCGATGTGGAGATGGCCACCGCCGAACGGATGCTGCGGGAGGCCGATTGCTCGGCGGCAGAAGCCGAAGCGATCTACAGGCTGACTTCGCTGTGCACCTTCGACGATCGTTTTGTGATCCCGCCGATGCACCGCGAGGAAGCCATCCAGATGCTGGAAGACCCGCTGGAGCACAAGCAGGGTGCTGGATTCGGATTTGTCTCCGGACCGCACCGGGGGACGTGA
- the narI gene encoding respiratory nitrate reductase subunit gamma, protein MTNPFVNQLLFIVFPYLAMFIFFLATILRFRLTPYSYSSLSSQFLENQRHFWALVPFHYGIVFVLTGHVVAFLLPQQILAWNSRPLRLYILETTALVFGLLTVVGLLGAIARRLTVSKVRKVTNGFDWVVLAMLLAEVLLGVSVAVFHPWGSAWFAAAISPYLWSLVRFNPDLGYVAMLPGAVKAHIVLAYAIIGFTPFTRMVHILVVPNPYLWRRTQVVRWYRAPKEAA, encoded by the coding sequence ATGACTAACCCATTCGTCAATCAGCTGCTGTTCATCGTCTTCCCCTATCTGGCGATGTTCATCTTTTTCCTGGCCACCATCCTGCGCTTTCGCCTGACGCCGTACTCCTACTCGAGCCTGTCCTCGCAGTTCCTGGAAAATCAACGCCACTTCTGGGCGCTTGTGCCCTTCCACTACGGAATCGTCTTCGTGCTGACCGGGCACGTGGTGGCTTTTCTTCTGCCCCAGCAGATCCTGGCCTGGAATAGCCGGCCCTTGCGCCTGTACATCCTGGAGACGACCGCGCTGGTTTTCGGTCTGCTCACGGTCGTGGGATTGCTGGGAGCGATTGCGCGGCGGCTGACTGTTTCCAAAGTTCGCAAGGTAACCAACGGTTTTGACTGGGTGGTGCTGGCGATGTTGCTCGCCGAGGTGTTGCTCGGCGTTTCCGTTGCCGTCTTTCACCCCTGGGGATCGGCCTGGTTCGCTGCGGCGATTTCCCCGTATCTGTGGTCCCTGGTGCGGTTCAATCCGGATCTGGGTTACGTGGCGATGCTGCCGGGCGCGGTGAAAGCGCATATTGTTCTGGCGTACGCCATCATCGGCTTCACTCCGTTCACGCGCATGGTGCACATCCTGGTAGTTCCCAATCCCTATCTCTGGCGCAGGACGCAGGTGGTCCGGTGGTATCGCGCACCGAAAGAAGCGGCGTGA
- a CDS encoding alginate export family protein, translated as MSRNLQHAVAKLVLVCAGMCPGIAFAQSAEPASAPAQRAVVPPKLETAPAPKRKLGPLDISGSWRVRVEGWDWFEGPAGNSNYAFGHSLLRVAIGQQSARFDWQLEAAQDTILGLPADAVVAAPQGQLGLGGTYFAANGNGRNNANGFVKQAYIRFKGLGKGNLRLGRFEFLDGTEVVPKDATLAALVQSRIAQRLIGNFGWSAVGRSFDGAQFSYNFGQNNLTLIGARTTRGVFQIDAMGEVNAEVYYGALTIPVEARHGAGELRLFSVGYVDRRSTVLKTDDRPQAVRAADQDQIRIGTYGLDYIHVFHTATRGKFNFLLWGALQSGSWGIQQHGAGAFIGEFGWQPPVKHLKPWLSAGYSYGSGDGNANDAHHGTFFQILPTPRPYARFPFYNMMNNEDFYGTLNLRPHAKLSLRSELHVLRLNKSTDLWYLGGGAFQPKTFGYTGRPSNGNRSLANVADISADYQMTRNFGVGLYYAHAWGQDVIAKIYPNGPNGQFAFVETNFRF; from the coding sequence GTGAGCAGAAATCTCCAACACGCAGTGGCGAAGCTGGTTCTGGTTTGCGCAGGGATGTGCCCCGGGATCGCTTTTGCGCAATCCGCGGAACCCGCATCTGCACCGGCCCAGCGCGCTGTGGTGCCGCCGAAACTGGAGACTGCGCCTGCTCCGAAGCGCAAGCTTGGTCCTCTGGATATTTCCGGCAGCTGGCGTGTGCGCGTGGAAGGCTGGGACTGGTTCGAAGGCCCGGCAGGCAACAGCAACTATGCCTTCGGCCACTCGCTCTTGCGCGTTGCCATCGGCCAGCAGAGTGCGCGCTTCGATTGGCAACTCGAAGCCGCGCAAGACACGATTCTCGGCCTGCCCGCGGATGCCGTTGTGGCAGCCCCGCAAGGACAGCTGGGATTGGGCGGCACGTATTTCGCCGCCAACGGCAATGGCCGCAACAACGCCAACGGATTCGTCAAGCAGGCCTACATCCGATTCAAGGGGTTGGGTAAAGGAAATCTCCGGCTCGGGCGCTTTGAATTCCTCGACGGCACGGAGGTCGTGCCTAAGGACGCGACGCTGGCCGCGCTAGTGCAGAGCCGTATCGCACAGCGGCTCATCGGCAATTTCGGATGGTCGGCGGTTGGGCGCAGCTTCGACGGCGCGCAGTTCTCCTACAACTTCGGCCAGAACAACCTGACTCTCATCGGAGCCCGGACGACGCGCGGCGTCTTTCAAATCGATGCCATGGGCGAAGTAAATGCGGAGGTGTACTACGGGGCGCTGACGATCCCTGTCGAGGCCCGGCATGGAGCAGGGGAACTGCGGTTGTTCAGCGTGGGCTACGTCGATCGCCGCAGCACAGTACTGAAGACCGACGACCGGCCGCAAGCGGTTCGTGCCGCGGACCAGGACCAGATTCGCATTGGAACCTATGGTCTGGACTATATCCATGTTTTCCATACCGCAACGCGCGGCAAGTTCAACTTTCTTCTCTGGGGCGCGCTGCAAAGCGGCTCGTGGGGAATCCAACAACACGGCGCGGGCGCTTTCATCGGGGAGTTTGGCTGGCAGCCGCCGGTGAAGCACCTGAAACCGTGGCTGAGCGCCGGCTATTCCTACGGCAGCGGCGACGGAAATGCGAACGATGCGCACCACGGCACGTTTTTCCAGATATTGCCGACGCCCCGGCCTTACGCGCGCTTTCCGTTCTACAACATGATGAATAACGAAGATTTCTACGGGACGCTGAATCTTCGCCCGCATGCAAAGCTTTCGCTGCGCAGCGAATTGCATGTGCTGCGCCTCAACAAGTCCACGGATCTCTGGTACCTGGGCGGCGGCGCGTTCCAGCCCAAGACGTTCGGCTATACCGGCCGCCCCAGCAACGGCAACCGCAGCCTGGCCAACGTGGCGGACATCAGCGCCGACTACCAGATGACGCGAAACTTCGGAGTTGGTCTTTACTACGCGCATGCCTGGGGCCAAGACGTGATCGCGAAAATTTATCCGAACGGCCCAAACGGCCAATTTGCCTTTGTGGAAACAAATTTCCGCTTTTGA
- a CDS encoding MFS transporter, which yields MNRIEGSPKRALWSATLGFFVGFAAVALFGPSAKLFQQVMGLGPLAMGFLVAIPALSGSLLRIPFSAWVDTTGGRKPFLLLLGLSLAGMTGLTLVARFLYPAHLSAASFPLLLALGVLCGCGIATFSVGISQVAYWFPQKKQGRALAIFAGVGNVAPGIFTLILPFALARFRLAGSYVLWLSILAAGTLLYAISGRNSPYFQLLKQGLAPADARARACELGQDLFPAGSLKESLRASARVWRTWALVWIYFTTFGGFIALTAWLPTYWISFYGVSLLKAGLLTAVFSILASLIRIAGGVLSDQLHEGGENTAILALLITLVGALVMTSSHQFELSVPGEILMAIGMGISNAAVFKIVPQAVPHAVGGAAGWVGGLGAFGGFVIPPVMAFAVRNLGTPGYAIGFVTFIFLSLFSLSMAWILKYTRESATPPAVQAEPAGAGR from the coding sequence GTGAATCGCATCGAAGGATCACCCAAGCGGGCGTTATGGAGCGCGACCCTGGGCTTTTTCGTCGGCTTCGCGGCGGTCGCTCTCTTTGGACCGTCCGCCAAACTTTTTCAGCAGGTGATGGGCCTCGGCCCGCTGGCCATGGGGTTCCTGGTCGCCATACCGGCCCTGTCCGGCTCCCTGTTACGAATTCCGTTTTCGGCGTGGGTGGATACCACCGGGGGCCGCAAGCCGTTTCTGTTGCTGCTGGGTCTTTCCCTGGCAGGGATGACCGGCCTGACACTGGTTGCCCGGTTCCTGTACCCCGCACACCTCTCCGCCGCAAGCTTTCCGCTGCTGCTGGCGCTGGGGGTTCTGTGCGGTTGCGGAATCGCAACGTTTTCCGTCGGGATCAGTCAAGTTGCCTATTGGTTTCCGCAGAAAAAACAGGGGCGCGCTCTGGCCATCTTTGCCGGGGTAGGCAATGTGGCCCCGGGCATCTTCACGCTGATTCTACCCTTCGCGCTGGCGCGGTTTCGCCTTGCGGGGTCCTACGTACTCTGGCTGAGCATTCTCGCCGCCGGAACGCTTCTCTACGCCATCTCCGGCAGGAACAGCCCGTATTTCCAACTATTGAAGCAGGGTCTGGCTCCCGCGGATGCCCGGGCGCGTGCGTGTGAACTCGGCCAGGACTTGTTCCCCGCCGGAAGTTTGAAAGAAAGCCTGCGAGCGTCCGCTCGCGTGTGGCGGACCTGGGCGCTTGTCTGGATCTACTTTACAACTTTCGGCGGCTTCATCGCGCTGACCGCCTGGCTGCCGACCTACTGGATCTCTTTTTACGGCGTCAGCCTGTTGAAAGCCGGGTTGCTGACGGCCGTCTTTTCGATCCTGGCCTCGCTGATTCGAATCGCGGGCGGCGTCCTCTCCGACCAGTTGCACGAGGGTGGAGAAAACACAGCGATTCTTGCGTTGCTGATCACGCTGGTCGGCGCGCTGGTGATGACCAGCTCGCACCAGTTCGAGCTCTCGGTGCCGGGCGAGATCTTGATGGCCATCGGCATGGGAATCTCCAATGCGGCGGTGTTCAAGATCGTGCCGCAGGCTGTGCCGCACGCCGTGGGAGGCGCAGCCGGCTGGGTGGGAGGCTTGGGAGCGTTCGGCGGATTCGTGATCCCGCCGGTGATGGCCTTTGCGGTCCGCAACCTCGGCACTCCAGGATATGCGATCGGATTTGTGACCTTTATTTTCCTGTCCCTTTTCTCGCTCTCGATGGCCTGGATTCTCAAATATACGCGCGAGAGTGCGACACCGCCCGCGGTGCAGGCAGAGCCCGCGGGAGCCGGCCGCTAG